The following proteins are encoded in a genomic region of Bufo bufo chromosome 11, aBufBuf1.1, whole genome shotgun sequence:
- the KATNBL1 gene encoding KATNB1-like protein 1 — protein sequence MAFEACDAKKRDLEEGCTNDHPRKRLSAAAKQNMKEGNISQEESVSVVTRSPGRQPSTSDRQLYKVVVCKRKAPQQALRPAYRRKQHQKGWGCDMANKENELAAGNLHEKLQNDRHTFVLNSTDSSSSQTEGASSKYSTFFAELSKDHDTMAQVLFSRNLRLNVALTFWRKRSVNELVAYLVRMQDLGVIADCLPVLTNSLQEDKASISAGCCVDLLPLVKSLLRSKFEEYVIVGLNWLQAVVKKWWTQLSTSSEEEASDENVLILKRQLSGMWQQESHLASVPGYTGNIAKDLDGYLSQLR from the exons ATGGCATTTGAAGCCTGCGATGCCAAGAAGCGGGACCTAGAGGAGGGTTGTACCAATGACCACCCAAGGAAAAGACTCTCGGCTGCtgccaagcagaacatgaaggag GGTAACATTTCACAGGAAGAGTCGGTATCTGTAGTAACCAG AAGTCCAGGTCGGCAACCTTCAACCAGTGATCGTCAGCTTTACAAAGTGGTGGTTTGTAAGAGGAAAGCCCCGCAGCAAGCCCTGAGACCCGCTTACAGAAGAAAGCAGCATCAGAAAGGCTGGGGCTGTGACATGGCCAATAAGGAAAACGAGCTGGCGGCGGGGAACCTGCACGAGAAGCTCCAGAACGACCGCCACACCTTTGTGCTGAACTCCACCGATTCCAGCTCCTCGCAGACTGAAGGGGCCTCCTCGAAATATAGCACTTTCTTCGCAGAG TTGTCCAAGGATCACGATACAATggcacaggtccttttcagccgAAACCTCAGGCTTAATGTAGCCCTCACTTTCTGGAGGAAGCGCAGTGTGAATGAACTCGTGGCCTATCTAGTCAG GATGCAAGATTTAGGTGTAATAGCGGATTGTCTTCCAGTCCTCACAAATAG CCTTCAAGAAGACAAGGCCTCCATCTCGGCCGGCTGCTGTGTCGATCTGTTGCCACTGGTTAAATCCCTGCTGAGAAGTAAATTTGAAGA ATATGTGATCGTCGGCCTGAACTGGCTCCAGGCGGTTGTGAAGAAATGGTGGACGCAGTTATCTACAAGCTCAGAAGAAGAGGCCTCTGACGA AAATGTCCTGATACTAAAGCGACAGCTAAGTGGAATGTGGCAGCAAGAAAGTCACCTTGCATCAGTACCAGGTTATACTGGCAACATAGCCAAG GACTTGGATGGCTACTTATCACAGCTCCGCTGA